The genomic DNA CTTGGGGGAGATGGTGCCGTCCGCCTGACGCACGAGCGTCGGATCCAGGCTCTTCCATCTCCCGTGCACCAGCTTGCGCACCGGGGCGATGGTCTGTCTGAGCGTCAGCGTGCCGTTCGGGTTCGCAGTCAGCGTGGAGGAGTCCGTCGTCACGGCCGTCGCCTGGACCGGCTTGCCGGAAGCCCGTGCCTTCGCCAGCGCCTGATCCTCGCTCAGCCCGGCGGAGACACCGCCCGAAGTACGGCTGGCTGTGCCGGTGTGAGACGCGGATGTGGCCGCCTGAGCGATGCCGGAAAGCCCCAGGGTGCCCGAGACGGCCAGGGCAGTGGCGCCGACGATTATGCGTCGCACCCAGGAACGGGGCAGAGATGTCCGCGAAATGTTTTGCATTTTCTTTCCCCCAATTATTCATGCTGATGGAAAATTCCGCACGACTTACCCTCGACCGGCGCTGAACGACCCCCCGCAAAGGTCAATGTCTTGCAAAATGGCCTCGGCGGTTCTGGCCGTCCGCTGCGGTGCCCGCCTGCTGCGGAGTGGAGCACGGATGTGGCATGGAAGGCGGTCGGATCGCGTCACCGTATGAGGATTTAATGGCCTGGCATGCGGCTATGTGATCCAGATCACGTCGTGTACATGCCTTGGATGTCTACTTCTGTTGAAGTTTGGCCATCTTCCCGGGTGGGTTCTTTCCTAACTCATTATTCATTTGGATTGAACCTTCATGTACTTCTTTCCGTCGGAGAACAATCGCCGCAGCTGCAATTGGCCCAGGTGGTCGTTCGATATTTCGGCATGTCGTCATGGCGAGGGGGGAAGCCGTGTCCGGTAGACGGGTGCGCGGAAACAGCGGAGTGGTAAAGGCGCGATACCGGCGTGTGGCCGGGAGGCTTCTGGTCGGGTGGGCCGCGGTGCTGGCCTGGTCGTTGTGCCTGAGCCTGGCCTTCGGATCGACAGCGACCGCGCTGACCTCGTCCACCGCGTCCACTGCGGCGGTGAAGCCGAAGGCGGACCTCGGCCGTTCAGTCACCGGCCTGAAGCCCGTTCCGCACAAGAGCGTGCATCTTTCCACCGCCACCCGGCATACGACCGTGCCGACCCGGACCGCGTGGCCGGCCGTTCGCAGCGGTTCCCTGCAGCTCAAGGCGCCGACGCACTCGGCTGCCACCGGTGCCAAGGCACTGGCGGCAGGAGCACCGGTCTGGGCGCAGGCCGTAGCCCCCAGCAAGGGCACCTACACGGGGCCAACGGAACTGGGCGTCTCCGTACAGTCGCGGACCCTGTCCACCCGACTGGGGGTATCCGGCCCGGTCTGGTCACTCACTGCCGGCCAGAGCGCAACTGCTGGGGTTTCTGGCTCGGGTCGAGTGAAAGTGGGCCTGGACTACGGCGCGTTCAGCCAGGCCGTCGGCGGCAACTACGCCTCCCGGCTGCGCCTCGTGAGGCTGCCCGCCTGCGCACTGACAACCCCTCAACTCGCCCAGTGCCGCAAGCAGACACCCCTGACCTCCCTCAACGACGCTAACAACACAGCCGTATCCGCAGACCTCACGCTCGGCAGCACAAGCTCAGTGAAGAGCGCCGCCTCCACCGGCGTCAGTCAGACCGCGGAGGGAACGGCGTCTTCGGCTGTCTACGCCGGTGCGGCCACCAAGTCGGCGACGGCGCAGACAGCTTCGACCTCCGGCGCGGCCACCGTGATCGCGGCCACCGACTCCACCGGGCAGGAAGGTGGAGCCGGAGGAAACTACGCCTCGACCCTCTCGTCCGCAGGCTCGTGGGGCCAGTCGGGCTCGTCCGGCGACTTCACCTACACCTACAAGGTCGACTCCCCTGCGGCCTCAACCTCGCTTGCGCCGGACGCATCACTGTCCTACGACTCCGGCAGCGTCGACGGAAAGACCGCTAACACTCAGGCTCAGGCATCTTGGGTCGGCGATGGATGGACCACGCAGGACTCCTTCGTCGCCCAGGAGTTCACCTCCTGTGCCGACTCCCCGGAGGGCAGCGCCGGCTCGGTCACCACCACCGACGAATGCTACGACGGCCCAATCCTGACCATGTCCCTCAACGGGTCCTCGACCTCAATCATCTACGACAAGGACACATCCACCTACAAGCTGGCCGACGATAATGGTGCCACGGTCACCAAGGTGACTAGTTCGTCGAACGGATCGGACACCTACGACACCTCATACTGGGTGATCACGGAGAGGGACGGCACCAAGTACTACTTCGGCCGCAACGAACTGCCCGGCTGGACCTCCGGCAACGACACGACGAACTCGGTGGACTCCGAGCGCGTGTACTCCGCCCACTCCAGCGACCCCTGCTACAACTCCACGGCCACCAGCAGCTACTGCACCATGGCCTACAAGTGGCACTTGGACTATGTCGCCTCCGCCACCGGCGCGGCGATGGCGTACTACTACAAGCAGGACACCAACTACTACGGCGCCTACAGCGGAGACTCCGAAGTCAAATATGTGCGCGACTCCTACCTCGCGCACATCGACTACGGCTTCACCACTGCCAACGGTCCCTACGGCACCGTCCCCGACAAAATCGTCTACGGCACCTCGGTCCGTTGCACGTCCACCAGCAGCAACTGCGGCAGCGCGGAGACCTCGTCCAACGCCTCCTATTACCCGGACGTCCCCTACGACCTGGTCTGCGCCTCCGGCGCAACGTGCAGCCCCTACGCGCCGTCGTACTTCTCCACTGTCCGCCTGACGTCGATCACCACCCAGCAGTACTCGGTCTCCTCCAGCGGCTACGTCACGGTCGACTCTTATGCGCTGACGCAGACCGAGCCGTCCACGGGCGACGCGACCAGCGCGACCCTCTGGCTGTCCTCGATCCAGCGCACCGGTTCGGACACCACGGCAGGCGGCTCGACCTCGTCGATCACCATGCCGGCGGTGAAGTTCACCGGCTCGGCACTGGAGAACCGGGTGAGCACCTCCACATACCCGGGCCTGTTCCGCTACCGCATCACCGCGATCACCAACGAACTGGGCGGAGTCACCGGGGTCTCCTACACCCTGCCGACCGCCTGCTCGACCTCAGCCACGCCATCCTCAAACACGGCGTCATGCTTCCCGGAGTACTGGACCCCCAGCGGCTACATCAGCCCGATGCTGGACTGGTTCAACAAATACGCGGTCCAGGAAGTCCTGGAGACCGATACCACAGGCGGCTCGGCGACCAAGGAGACCGACTACTCCTACTCGGGCGCGGCCTGGCATTACGACGACGACGAGACCACCAAGGCCAAGTACCGCACATATGGACAGTGGCGCGGCTACCAGAAGGTCACCACCACCACCGGTAGCGGCGCCGGAGACGCTCAGACCAAGCAGGTCGACTCCTACTACCAGGGCATGGACGGCGACCGGCTCTCGGCCACCTCGAACCGCAGCGTGTCGCTGACCGACTCCCAGGGTGGCAGCCACACCGACTCCGACCAACTGAGTGGCCAAATACTGGAGTCCACCTCCTACCTCGGCAACGGCGGAGGTGTCGACAACTCCACCATCACCTCGTACTGGATCTCCGCGGCAACCGCGACCCGCACGCGCTCAGGGCTGCCGGACCTGACTGCCAACGCGACGGGCACCGCGGAGGAGTGGACCCGACAGCGGCTGACCGACGGTGGCAGCACAAGCTGGCGTTACAACGAGACCGACACCACCTACGACGCCACGCGCTCCGATGACGACTTCGGTCTGCCGACCTACACCTACACGCACACTGTGCCGGCCGACACCCACTACGACCAGTGCACTGCCACCACGTACGCCCCGGCCAACACCAGTGCCAACCTTGTCGGCCTCGTCTCCGGTACAGAAGAGGACTCGGTGGCCTGCTCCGGCTTCACCGAGGGATCCGTCACGTCCGTGCCGAGTGGCCTGAACACTTTGAGCGCACCGGTCAGCGTGAACCGGCCCGACCAGGTCATCTCTGCCACCCGGACCTTCTACGACGACTCCACCTTCGCCACCGCGTTCCCACAGGCCAGCGCCCCGACCATGGGCCTGGTCACGATGACCCGCCAAGCCACCGACTACGGCTCGGGCGCTTTCACCTGGCGGACGACTGCAAAGAGTGCCTACGACAGCACCTACCACCGCCCAGCCAGCATCACTACCGGTAACGGCAACACCACCACGACCACCTACACGGTCAATTCCGCCTATCTGACCACCGGACAGACCGTCACTGATCCCACTGTGAGCGGGGTCATCCACACCAGCAGCTCGACACTGGACCCGGAGCGCGGGCTCACCCTCACCAGTACCGACGCCAACCATGTAGTGACCACTGCCCAGTACGACGCGCTGGGGCGGGGCACATCGGTGTGGAAGAACTCCCGCGCCACCACCTCTCTGGCAAACCTCACCTACACCTACACGCTGTCCAACAGCTCCCTCTCGGGTGTGGTCACCAATGTCCTCAACGACAACAGCGGTTACCTCACCTCGGTGAGCATCGAGGACTCCCTCGGCCGTTCTCGCCAGACCCAGACCTACACCCCCCAGGGCGGCCGTCTGATCGACGACACCCTGTACGACTCACGCGGCTGGACGGCAAAGCAGAACACTGACTACTGGGACTCAACCACCACCCCGACGCTGGCAGTGGACTCGGTACCTGACAACCAGGTCGCCGACCAGGACGTGTACACCTATGACGGGCTCGGCCGGCAGATCTACGACACCTCCGAGAAGAACGGTTCAGTCGTCTCGACCAACACCACGGTGTACAGCGGCGACGCCACCACCGTCATCCCGCCTAAGGGCGGAATCACAAAGACAACCCGCACCGACGCGCTCGGCCGTACCAGCGAGCTCGACGAGTACACCACTGCACCGACGCTGACCACCCCGCTGAACACCGCCACCGGAAGCCTGTACCTCACCCAGGGCACCACCAGCGCCACCACCTACGGCTACGACGGGCACGGCCAGCAGTCCACCACCACCGACGCCAAGAACCAGGTGTGGACAAACACCTACGACCTGGCCGGTGAGGTGGTCTCCAAGACAGATCCCACAGCCGGCTCGACCTCGGCCATGACGTACGACGGGGACGGCAACCTCCTGCAGGCCCAGGACTCCCGCGGCAGATACGTCTCCTACACCTACGACGCCCTCGACCGTAAAACCGGCCAGTACGCCGCAGCCGCCGCCGACCAGACCGCCTACACCTCCACCGCCTCCCCAGGTAACCAGACCGCAGCCTGGGTCTACGACAACTCCAACACCGCCATCACCGGCATGACCTATCCGGTCGGACACGCCACCACCGCAACCTCGTACAGCGGCGGCTACGCCTACGTGCAACAGGCCATGGGCTTCAACGTTTTCGGTGAATCCCTGGGCGAAGAGACCATCATCCCCCCTGCTGCACAGGGCACGGTCCTCGGCAAGACCTGGAAGATCACCCACTCTTACACCAGCGTCAACGGACTGCTGTGGACCGACGGCTACGCCCTAGGTGGCGGGCTGCCAGCTGAGACCGTCACCCATGGATACAACAACGACGACGAACTCAACGCCGTTGTCGGCACCTACAGCTACTTGCAGAGCACTACGTACAGCGCCTACGACCAGGTCGCCCAGGTCAAGCTCGGCACCGCAACCTCCTACGCTACCGTCACCGACGGCTACGACGCACACACCGGGGAACTGGCCGACCAGCTCGTCACCCGCTCCACCACCACCCCCGCCACCATCGACGAGACCGCCTACACCTACGACCTCTCCGGCAACATCACCCACCAGACCGAGACCCGCTCCGGTTCCAGCATCACGGCCGAAACCCAGTGCTACTCCTACGACACCCTCGACCACCTCACCAGCGCCTGGACCACCGCCTCAACCGCGACCGGCACGTGCGACACCACGCCCACCAGCAGTGACCACAGCACCGTTGGAGACGGCATCGCTGGCGGAACCTACTGGACCAGCTGGACCTACGACGACATCGGCAACCGGCTCACCCAGACCCAGCACACCATCTCCGGCACCGGCAGCGACACCCTCACCAACAGCGTCTGGTCCAGCAGCCAGCCCAACACGATGAACGGCACCACCACCACGGGCGGATCGACCACTTCGACCAGCTACGTCTACGACGTCGCCGGAAACATGACCACCCGTGACACCAGCACTGGCGACCAGACCCTCCTCTGGAACAACGCCGAACAGCTGACCAGCGTCTCCAACAGCACCACCGGCACCGCCACCAGCTACGTCTACGACGCCGACGGAAACCTCCTGCTGCAGATCGACCCCAGCACCACCACTCTGTACCTCGGCAGCGAACAGATCACCCTCAACGATTCCGCTGGCACCGCCACCGGAGTGCGCTACTACAGCACCCCTGGCGGCGCGACCGCGGTACGCACTGGCACTGGCACCAATTACGGCTTTGAACTCGACGCCGACCGGCACGGAACCAACAGCCTCTACCTCGACTCCACCGCGCAGACCCCTACCTGGCGCCAGTTCGACCCCTACGGCAACTCCCGCGGCACCACGACGACCTGGGCCGACAACCGCACCTTCCTCAACAAAACCACCGACACCGCCACCGGCCTGACCGACATCGGTGCCCGCGAATACGATGCCACCCTCGGCCGCTTCATCAGCCTCGATCCCATATTCGAAGCCACCAGCCCCCAAGAACTCGGCGGCTATACCTACGCCGATGACAATCCTGTCAGCGGGAGCGACCCCACCGGTCTCTGCCCGGAAATCGACTGCCCGACACGCCCAGGGCCCGGCTACGAGAACCACACGCCAGGAACCACTCCTGGAAAGCCGAAGAAATCAGCCAACACCATCTATGCGGAACAGGGCGTTTCCTGGGGCACGTCGCAAAACAGTAGCGATACGGCTGCGAGTTGCTGGCCTCTCTCTAGCTGCGGCGTTCAGTCGAATCCAGCCAACAATGTCAACAATATGGGTGACGCCGGACCGGACATTCCTTCATTCTGGGACAATATCGTTCACTCGGTTTCCCAAAGTCCTCTTGCGTCCTTGTTGTCGGGAAATCTCTCCGAGACCTTGTCGAGGCTGAAAGGGGGGAACTGTGTCCCAGGCGCCAGCGGTCTGTGCCCACCGCTTACAGGGACATTCGATGGAGGGCCGCTGGGCGGCGGACTCGAAGTCGGACTGTCTGAAGCGGCCTCCGAACTGGCGGGTGCGCGGCTAACCACCGGTCGGATATTCGACGGGGACGGCAACGTGCTTCGCCCGGACGTGACGAGCGGCTCGGGGCCGCTGCAGCGCAAGGTGCATGAAATACTCGACAGTTCTCCGAATATCCGCCCACTAATGAACAAGAACGACAAGTTTTGGTCGGAAGAGCACGTAGAGACGCAGTTCGCTGCATGGATGCGCGGAAACAAGGTCACCAATGCGGACGTCTATATCAATCAGGACTATATTTGTGGCGGTCCGCACGGGTGTCAGCTAGCGGTCCGGGCCATCCTTCCGCGCGGGTCAACCATGACAGTGCACTATCCTGGGATGAGCGAACCGCGCGTCTTCAAGGGAGTAGCCCGAATTGATCCTTAATGTCCTCTTTCGCGGTGATTACTCTTACGCGGAAAGTGAATCCGAGAGGGCGGCGCTTATTTCTCGCGTCATGGCAAACCTCCAAGGTGAAAAAAGTGGCCTGGGGTATATTAGTGCTGGCGATGACGCCGTTTTCAGCTTCGCCCGTTCGCGCTACACCAATGAGACCTTCGACTGGTGGCCGGATAACTATCTCCATGTTGCGGCCAATCCGTCGACCGGATACGGCGGGCTGATTTGGTACGTTAGCGCCGATCGGGCCGAAAAGGTCGAGGATGAAGTCTCTAAGCATACGTGGGTTTCCGATAATCCAAATCCACCAAAGTTTGACCCCCGTGTCGTGCGCGATCCCAGCTTTCCTCGATTTCATGATCCCCGTAGCGCTATTCCTATTGGGCATGTCCGGGATGCTGTCGAGGAATTTTGCAGGGTAGGGACAGGCGACCGTCCCGCGTGTGTGGAGTGGGCGCGCAGTGACACGCATGGAGCGCGGCTCGACTAACCTCGCTCGTTCATGAGGGGCCGCCAGTTTGCTCCCGGTCCCTTATGTGGCGGGAGTTGGATGGGTTTTCGGAGTCCTGGCGGGTTGATGGCCCGCCTCTCGCGTCAGGTGCGCGCCGGGTTCCACGGCGGCTCCGGTGATCTGGTACTGCTCGCGAGGATGGAGGAGTCTCTGGTCAGTCAGGGGCCAGGAGAGCACGAAGCTGGTCCGGGGCATCGGTGATCGCGTCTTTCCGGGGCCAGTGCTTTGCGAGATGGAGGAAGCGGCGGAGGCTGGTGGTGACAAGCTGGGCTGCGTTGGGGCTCCCAGAGCCGAGCTGTGCTGGGTCGGAGCGAGCATGGGCATCCTGGTCGGCAGGTCGAGCGCCATCTCCAGCCAGATCTGGTTCTGCACGGTGTCGTGGAGGGGGAGGTTGAGCAGGTCCGTGGTCCGGGCGGCGCGGATACGGTCCACTCTGTGTACCTCCCGTGTGACTGCATACTCACATAGGGGCCCTTCATGGGGAACCAAGCGCCGGTCCTCCACGGAACTCGGAGTCGGGGCTGAGGTGGCTGCGTCTACCGGTCTCGACGGGGATTCGCGCGTCGGATGATGAGGAGAGGTCGTCAGACTGCCGAGCGCAGACAGTGTGGTGTCCATGCCGGGTGCGTCGAGCGTGCAGTCCGTCGGCGGATGAACGGGTTGATGACCTCGTCGACTGTGATCCGTGAACGTGACCTAACAGGTGCTATTGCGCGGCCTAACAGACCAGGTGTTTAGAAGGCGCCTGTCGGGGCCATGCCTGTCATACCTCTGACCTGCCCTTACGTGTTGCCCTGAGCGGGCGCCAGTGAATCTTCCGCCGTTTTCGGGAAGAGGTGCCTCTGGCTGCGACTGCTGCTGGCTGCACAGCTGACTTACGGATTTGGAACCGACGCTGGCCGATTACGCGCGCGGAGGGCAAGCGGGCGACGTCTTGTTGGGCGGCCCGTACTCGGTCAGCAGGCGTTGTAGGTCCTCCTCCACCGCGCTGTACCGCAGCTCGCTGTCGGCGTCCTCCTGGAACCAGCCGAGGGCGTACAGGAGAAGGAGCGGCTTGTGCGGCGCGCGTGTTCCGTTTCGCGTCCACTGCCTCAGCTTCGTGGTGCGCTCCAGCCAGTCCATGGCCGGTGATCGTAGCGACGGTTCGGACCTCGGTGGGCTGTCCGCGTCACCGCTACGCGGCCCGGGCGGCCCATGTGCGATGGCCCAGGCTCAGGCGGATGCAGGACCGGTGGATCACGTGCTGGACCTTCCGCTCGGGGCAGTTCAGGGCCAGGGCGATGTCCACGGAGCCGAGCCCGTCGGCGAGCAGCCGCAGCATCTCGGCCTCGCCCGTGTCCAGGGCGAGGCCGGACGGGCCCGACGTGGACCGGTTGCGCAGTGCGCGCAGGTCGGCTCGTAGCGCTCGGACCATCGACTCGGGTGGATCGAGAGGGGTTCGGCCGTCAGGCGTACGCAGCAGGGCGGGGACGATGCGGTCGAGCCCGGCGCGTGAACGTGGCAGTACGCAGACCGGTCCGTGGTCGACCGCCCGCAGCAGTTGCCGCTCGGTTCCGAACCGCTCGGCGACGAGGACCACCTGCGGCCCGCTTCCTCGCGGCGGACGGTCCGCGTCGTGCATCACCTTGAGCGTCTGTTCGCCGAGTTCGTGAGCCATTATCAGCATCGCCTCCGCCCGGGCCGCCTGCTCCTGGCCGAGCACCCGCAGGCGAGGCTGGGCCCGCAGAGCAGCCGCGACGGGGGCTGCGGCCATCTCCCCGGAGGAGGTGACGGCAACTGTCATCGGAGGTGTTCCGCGTCCAGGTCTCATGGCCTGTCTCCTTCGCCCTTGTCGGACACGCCGACTTCGAACCGAAGGTAGGTGTGGTGAGGGCGGTGTGACTTCAGTCGGCCGACTGTCCCGGAGGGACGTGACCGTGGCCCGTCAGCCGCCCTCATCCGCCCGTCAGTCGTCCGACTGAAGTCAGGGCCGCCGTCGGCGGATCACGATGGTGACGAATCGGACCAGCCCCTATCGGCCTGGGAGGACGACATCGTGACTCGGCCCCGCATCCTGATCGTCGGCGGTGGCTTCGCGGGTATTGCCTGCGCGCGCCGCCTGGAAAGGCTTCTCAAACCCGGAGAAGCAGAGCTCGCCCTGGTGGCGCCGCTCGGCTACGAGCTCTATCTGCCTCTGCTGCCACAGGTGGCGGCGGGCGTGCTGACCCCGCAGCCGATCGCCGTCTCGCTGCGCAGAGTGCTCCGCCGCACCCGGATCGTGCCTGGTGCCGCGCTCGGTGTCGATCCCGTGGCCAAGGTGTGCGTGGTGCGGCTGATCACCGACGAGGCGGTGCGGGAGCGCTACGACCTCGTGGTGCTGGCCAGCGGCAGCGTGACCCGCTCGTTCGACATCCCGGGTGTGCCCGAGCACGCCCACGGCATGAAGAACCTCGCGGAGGCGGTCGCCATGCGCGACCACGTCATCTCCCAACTCGACCTGGCCGACGCCACCGATGACCCGCGTGAGCGGGCGGCCCGGTTGCGCTTCGTCGTCGTGGGCGGTGGCTACGCCGGTACCGAGACCGCCGCCTATCTGCAACGGCTCACCCTCGCCGCCGCACGCCGCTACCCGGCGCTGCGCCCGGAGCTGATCGAGTGGCACCTCGTCGACGTCGCTCCGCGACTGATGCCGGAGCTGGGCGACCAACTCGGCGACAAGGCACTGAAGTTGCTGCGACGCCGCGGGATCGAGGTCACCCTCGGGGTGAGCGTCGCCTCGGCCGGGCCCGGCGAAGTCGTCCTCACCGACGGGCGGCGGATGCCCACTCACACCCTGTTGTGGACCGCGGGGATCGCGCCGAGCCCGTTGATCGCCTCCATGGAGGCGCAGACCGTACGCGGACGGCTCGCCGTCACAACTGAGCTGACCGTGCCGGGACTTGACGGAGTGTTCGCCGTCGGTGACGCCGCCGCCGTGCCCGACCTGGTCACCGGCGGGGACGCGATCTGCCCGCCCACCGCGCAGCATGCGCTGCGCCAGGGCAGGACAGCGGGTACCAACGTCGCCGCGCGGGTACGCGGACAGCGGCTGCGTCCGTACCGGCACCGCGATCTGGGCCTGGTCGTGGACCTGGGTGGCTTCGGGTCGGTGTCCCGGCCGCTCGGGATCCCGCTCAGCGGGTTCGCCGCGCAGGTGGTGGCGCGCGGCTACCACCTCCTGGCGCTGCCCACGCTCGTGGCCAGGACCCGGGTCGTGACCAACTGGGTTCTGCACGCGGTCGCGGGTGACGACTTCGTCCGTACGGGATTCCTCGCCCGCCGGCCGACCACGATCCGCGACATGGAGGGGACCGGGGGCTATCTGACTCCGGACGAGGTCCGTGCCGTCTCCGCGACCCCGCACCCGGCCCCCGGGTCGTGACCGCTGGGTCCGGAAGGAAGGAGCAAGCAGCGTGATTCCTCGATACCGCCCGCTCGTCGACCACTGGGACTGGCAGCGCTACGCCCTCTGCCGGGGCATGG from Streptomyces sp. NBC_01478 includes the following:
- a CDS encoding NAD(P)/FAD-dependent oxidoreductase, which codes for MTRPRILIVGGGFAGIACARRLERLLKPGEAELALVAPLGYELYLPLLPQVAAGVLTPQPIAVSLRRVLRRTRIVPGAALGVDPVAKVCVVRLITDEAVRERYDLVVLASGSVTRSFDIPGVPEHAHGMKNLAEAVAMRDHVISQLDLADATDDPRERAARLRFVVVGGGYAGTETAAYLQRLTLAAARRYPALRPELIEWHLVDVAPRLMPELGDQLGDKALKLLRRRGIEVTLGVSVASAGPGEVVLTDGRRMPTHTLLWTAGIAPSPLIASMEAQTVRGRLAVTTELTVPGLDGVFAVGDAAAVPDLVTGGDAICPPTAQHALRQGRTAGTNVAARVRGQRLRPYRHRDLGLVVDLGGFGSVSRPLGIPLSGFAAQVVARGYHLLALPTLVARTRVVTNWVLHAVAGDDFVRTGFLARRPTTIRDMEGTGGYLTPDEVRAVSATPHPAPGS
- a CDS encoding Imm1 family immunity protein, yielding MANLQGEKSGLGYISAGDDAVFSFARSRYTNETFDWWPDNYLHVAANPSTGYGGLIWYVSADRAEKVEDEVSKHTWVSDNPNPPKFDPRVVRDPSFPRFHDPRSAIPIGHVRDAVEEFCRVGTGDRPACVEWARSDTHGARLD
- a CDS encoding DddA-like double-stranded DNA deaminase toxin, whose product is MLAWSLCLSLAFGSTATALTSSTASTAAVKPKADLGRSVTGLKPVPHKSVHLSTATRHTTVPTRTAWPAVRSGSLQLKAPTHSAATGAKALAAGAPVWAQAVAPSKGTYTGPTELGVSVQSRTLSTRLGVSGPVWSLTAGQSATAGVSGSGRVKVGLDYGAFSQAVGGNYASRLRLVRLPACALTTPQLAQCRKQTPLTSLNDANNTAVSADLTLGSTSSVKSAASTGVSQTAEGTASSAVYAGAATKSATAQTASTSGAATVIAATDSTGQEGGAGGNYASTLSSAGSWGQSGSSGDFTYTYKVDSPAASTSLAPDASLSYDSGSVDGKTANTQAQASWVGDGWTTQDSFVAQEFTSCADSPEGSAGSVTTTDECYDGPILTMSLNGSSTSIIYDKDTSTYKLADDNGATVTKVTSSSNGSDTYDTSYWVITERDGTKYYFGRNELPGWTSGNDTTNSVDSERVYSAHSSDPCYNSTATSSYCTMAYKWHLDYVASATGAAMAYYYKQDTNYYGAYSGDSEVKYVRDSYLAHIDYGFTTANGPYGTVPDKIVYGTSVRCTSTSSNCGSAETSSNASYYPDVPYDLVCASGATCSPYAPSYFSTVRLTSITTQQYSVSSSGYVTVDSYALTQTEPSTGDATSATLWLSSIQRTGSDTTAGGSTSSITMPAVKFTGSALENRVSTSTYPGLFRYRITAITNELGGVTGVSYTLPTACSTSATPSSNTASCFPEYWTPSGYISPMLDWFNKYAVQEVLETDTTGGSATKETDYSYSGAAWHYDDDETTKAKYRTYGQWRGYQKVTTTTGSGAGDAQTKQVDSYYQGMDGDRLSATSNRSVSLTDSQGGSHTDSDQLSGQILESTSYLGNGGGVDNSTITSYWISAATATRTRSGLPDLTANATGTAEEWTRQRLTDGGSTSWRYNETDTTYDATRSDDDFGLPTYTYTHTVPADTHYDQCTATTYAPANTSANLVGLVSGTEEDSVACSGFTEGSVTSVPSGLNTLSAPVSVNRPDQVISATRTFYDDSTFATAFPQASAPTMGLVTMTRQATDYGSGAFTWRTTAKSAYDSTYHRPASITTGNGNTTTTTYTVNSAYLTTGQTVTDPTVSGVIHTSSSTLDPERGLTLTSTDANHVVTTAQYDALGRGTSVWKNSRATTSLANLTYTYTLSNSSLSGVVTNVLNDNSGYLTSVSIEDSLGRSRQTQTYTPQGGRLIDDTLYDSRGWTAKQNTDYWDSTTTPTLAVDSVPDNQVADQDVYTYDGLGRQIYDTSEKNGSVVSTNTTVYSGDATTVIPPKGGITKTTRTDALGRTSELDEYTTAPTLTTPLNTATGSLYLTQGTTSATTYGYDGHGQQSTTTDAKNQVWTNTYDLAGEVVSKTDPTAGSTSAMTYDGDGNLLQAQDSRGRYVSYTYDALDRKTGQYAAAAADQTAYTSTASPGNQTAAWVYDNSNTAITGMTYPVGHATTATSYSGGYAYVQQAMGFNVFGESLGEETIIPPAAQGTVLGKTWKITHSYTSVNGLLWTDGYALGGGLPAETVTHGYNNDDELNAVVGTYSYLQSTTYSAYDQVAQVKLGTATSYATVTDGYDAHTGELADQLVTRSTTTPATIDETAYTYDLSGNITHQTETRSGSSITAETQCYSYDTLDHLTSAWTTASTATGTCDTTPTSSDHSTVGDGIAGGTYWTSWTYDDIGNRLTQTQHTISGTGSDTLTNSVWSSSQPNTMNGTTTTGGSTTSTSYVYDVAGNMTTRDTSTGDQTLLWNNAEQLTSVSNSTTGTATSYVYDADGNLLLQIDPSTTTLYLGSEQITLNDSAGTATGVRYYSTPGGATAVRTGTGTNYGFELDADRHGTNSLYLDSTAQTPTWRQFDPYGNSRGTTTTWADNRTFLNKTTDTATGLTDIGAREYDATLGRFISLDPIFEATSPQELGGYTYADDNPVSGSDPTGLCPEIDCPTRPGPGYENHTPGTTPGKPKKSANTIYAEQGVSWGTSQNSSDTAASCWPLSSCGVQSNPANNVNNMGDAGPDIPSFWDNIVHSVSQSPLASLLSGNLSETLSRLKGGNCVPGASGLCPPLTGTFDGGPLGGGLEVGLSEAASELAGARLTTGRIFDGDGNVLRPDVTSGSGPLQRKVHEILDSSPNIRPLMNKNDKFWSEEHVETQFAAWMRGNKVTNADVYINQDYICGGPHGCQLAVRAILPRGSTMTVHYPGMSEPRVFKGVARIDP